The following coding sequences lie in one Arachis ipaensis cultivar K30076 chromosome B03, Araip1.1, whole genome shotgun sequence genomic window:
- the LOC110269498 gene encoding uncharacterized protein LOC110269498, whose product MANSSTSSTSQSHSEKKQPFHFRATFETQDIHLVANIRKLHQHTIELSIKNLQREQSYNTQEKMAARNQPGRNQTKDLKCATHLISDKFRNMSEEKKTIVRDLGFGGLMHIPPLRVHQQVLRELANNFKLGENRLETGYGSFKITPRKIGHALGINATGDLFPQKVDYKKLSEDGKVIFRRFQGKTLKSLIDEMMDIGVGNEEDRLIITE is encoded by the exons ATGGCaaactcttccacttcttccacttctcaaagccATTCAGAGAAAAAGCAACCCTTCCATTTTCGAGCAACGTTCGAAACTCAAGATATACACCTCGTCGCTAACATTCGAAAACTCCATCAACACACCATAGAACTCTCGATCAAGAATCTCCAGAGAGAACAAAGCTATAATACTCAAG agaAAATGGCAGCAAGAAACCAACCTGGAAGAAac CAaacaaaagaccttaagtgtgcaacaCATCTGATAAGTGataaattcagaaacatgagtgAGGAGAAGAAAACGATTGTGAGGGATTTGGGATTCGGTGGcttgatgcacatcccaccactaAGGGTGCATCAGCAAGTGTTAAGGGAGCTGGCTAACAACTTCAAATTGGGGGAGAACAGACTGGAAACCGGATACGGTTCTTTTAAAATAACCCCAAGAAAAATAGGTCatgcgcttggcatcaacgcAACAG gagatctatttcctcaGAAAGTCGATTATAAGAAACTTTCTGAGGATGGCAAAgtaatttttagaagattccagggtaagaccctcaaaagtcttatAGATGAGATGATGGATATTGGCGTTGGTAACGAAGAGGATCGcctgat CATAACGGAGTGA